One Marinitoga hydrogenitolerans DSM 16785 genomic window carries:
- a CDS encoding carbohydrate ABC transporter permease: MRKGSQTKKSILFLFPALSLIGIFYLYPALMSLFYSFTNKTLVGVKAQNWDFVGLSNYIFMFKDERFLISLLNTVIFLVFSAIIGQQVLGFTIAYLMQRKNRQLRRFVGTTVLLGWVTPEVVVSFVFFAFLNVEGSLNDFIGFFGLKPVAWLYDFPMIAIIIANIWRGTAFSMLMYQSALENVSDSLKEAASIDGANKIQVLFKIILPIIKGTIITNTVLVTLQTIGLFGLIYALTAGGPGFKTTTVPIYMYNKAFVSYQLGYGTAIAIVLLLLGIVLSVFYMKSFKHEL; the protein is encoded by the coding sequence TTGAGAAAAGGTAGTCAAACTAAAAAAAGTATCCTTTTTTTATTTCCTGCTTTATCACTTATAGGTATATTTTATCTTTATCCGGCATTAATGTCTCTCTTTTATTCTTTTACAAATAAAACTCTTGTAGGTGTTAAAGCTCAAAATTGGGATTTTGTTGGTTTAAGTAATTATATATTTATGTTTAAAGATGAGCGCTTTTTAATTTCTTTACTTAATACTGTTATATTTCTTGTATTTTCAGCTATAATAGGACAACAAGTTTTAGGATTTACAATTGCTTATTTGATGCAAAGAAAAAATAGGCAATTAAGGAGATTTGTTGGAACAACTGTTTTATTGGGCTGGGTAACACCGGAAGTTGTTGTTTCTTTTGTCTTTTTTGCATTTTTAAATGTAGAGGGATCGCTAAATGATTTTATTGGATTTTTTGGTCTTAAACCTGTAGCGTGGTTATATGATTTTCCTATGATTGCTATTATAATTGCTAATATATGGAGAGGGACAGCATTTTCAATGTTAATGTATCAATCTGCACTTGAAAATGTATCAGATAGTTTAAAAGAAGCTGCAAGTATAGATGGTGCTAATAAAATACAAGTGTTGTTTAAAATAATATTACCCATTATAAAAGGAACTATTATTACAAACACTGTTTTGGTAACTCTTCAAACAATAGGATTATTTGGCTTAATTTATGCATTAACAGCTGGAGGTCCAGGATTTAAAACTACAACTGTTCCTATTTATATGTATAATAAAGCTTTTGTTTCTTATCAATTAGGTTATGGTACAGCAATAGCAATAGTATTATTGTTATTAGGTATAGTGTTGAGTGTATTCTATATGAAAAGTTTTAAGCATGAACTGTAG
- a CDS encoding carbohydrate ABC transporter permease, whose protein sequence is MRKYIKKNLPNIMLIIIAILFLWPMLWLIFASFDAEAPLTIKLPKDFTLDNYKAILSDPMNYRSFLNSFLISFSQASVVVILSILAAYPLSRFKMKGKTKIMYSILFLTGLPITAIMVPVYMMFFKLKILNSLISTTLFLIATALPYSIWMMKNFMDDVPITLEEAAWIDGANTLQTIRKVIFPLILPGIFVVFIFTFSGSWGNFFVPFILLNSIEKAPASVAIYQFFGSYGRVAYGQLAAFSLLYTLPIGILYIISQKFMSEGFMFGGSTKM, encoded by the coding sequence ATGAGAAAGTATATTAAGAAAAATTTGCCAAATATAATGCTTATTATTATTGCAATACTATTTTTATGGCCTATGCTTTGGTTGATATTTGCTTCTTTTGATGCAGAGGCACCACTTACTATTAAATTACCAAAAGATTTTACATTAGATAATTATAAAGCGATTTTGTCTGATCCTATGAATTATCGATCTTTTTTAAATAGTTTTTTAATCTCATTTTCGCAAGCATCGGTTGTTGTTATATTGTCTATATTAGCAGCTTATCCACTATCAAGATTTAAAATGAAAGGCAAAACTAAGATTATGTATTCAATATTATTTCTTACAGGATTACCTATTACAGCAATTATGGTCCCGGTGTATATGATGTTTTTTAAATTAAAAATTCTCAATTCTCTAATATCAACAACATTATTTTTAATAGCAACAGCACTTCCTTACAGTATATGGATGATGAAAAATTTTATGGATGATGTACCTATAACTTTAGAGGAAGCTGCCTGGATTGACGGAGCTAATACATTACAAACAATTAGAAAAGTGATATTTCCATTAATTCTTCCTGGGATTTTTGTTGTATTCATATTTACATTTTCAGGAAGTTGGGGAAACTTTTTTGTTCCATTTATACTTCTTAATTCAATAGAAAAAGCACCAGCTTCAGTAGCAATTTATCAGTTTTTCGGTTCATATGGAAGGGTAGCTTATGGACAGCTTGCAGCGTTTTCATTACTTTATACTCTTCCAATAGGAATATTGTACATCATATCACAAAAATTTATGTCTGAAGGTTTTATGTTTGGTGGTTCAACAAAAATGTAA
- a CDS encoding extracellular solute-binding protein translates to MFKKVMLVVLLVVLSITILAGGVKTITVAYKEQGNNANTKWMEGAKAEFERLYPDVKVKLVKALSNEGDYNSKTALLLLTDTTIDVMLVDSFLVPAFVAAGNLSAIPVDQWCDWNTQFSGNIKEGMSINGKVYAVPISTDTRGLFYNVPLFKKAGIPVPWKPRTWNDILDAVKKLHKAGVKYPIWLNGSKAQGEATTMQTFEMLISGTRDWIYEDGKWVVKSKGFTDSLKFIQALYDMGIYDNTELALMLDANSWRILNKKMPESKEVGILLDGNWKGADWIRARPNDYYDVIKVTPMPKQYGGGYTSMSGGWTLAIPALSRKKDLAFEFIKIACNKNNLLAYSTYSGDMSPRKDVAEDKRYKDANIYRYEMSSYTEFTHFRPGDPLYPNVSVEIQSAVEAVITGQKSAVEVAEEYSKNVKEMVGYGNWIEK, encoded by the coding sequence ATGTTTAAAAAGGTAATGTTGGTAGTTTTATTAGTAGTGTTGTCAATAACAATTTTAGCAGGTGGAGTTAAAACCATAACTGTTGCTTATAAAGAACAAGGGAATAATGCTAATACTAAATGGATGGAAGGTGCAAAAGCTGAATTTGAAAGATTATATCCAGACGTAAAAGTAAAATTGGTAAAAGCTTTAAGTAACGAAGGGGATTATAATTCAAAAACAGCATTGCTTCTTTTAACAGATACAACTATTGATGTTATGCTTGTAGATAGCTTCCTTGTTCCAGCATTTGTTGCAGCTGGAAATTTAAGTGCGATTCCAGTAGATCAATGGTGCGATTGGAATACACAATTTTCAGGAAATATAAAAGAAGGAATGTCTATTAATGGTAAAGTTTATGCCGTACCTATATCTACAGATACTAGAGGTTTATTTTATAATGTACCTCTCTTCAAAAAAGCAGGAATACCTGTTCCATGGAAACCAAGAACATGGAATGATATTTTAGATGCTGTTAAAAAATTGCATAAAGCAGGAGTTAAATATCCAATTTGGTTAAATGGTTCAAAAGCACAAGGCGAAGCAACAACAATGCAAACATTTGAAATGCTTATTTCTGGTACAAGAGACTGGATTTATGAAGATGGAAAATGGGTGGTAAAATCTAAAGGTTTTACTGATTCATTAAAATTCATCCAAGCATTATATGATATGGGAATCTATGATAATACAGAATTAGCATTAATGTTAGACGCTAATTCATGGAGGATTTTAAATAAAAAAATGCCTGAAAGTAAAGAGGTTGGTATACTTCTTGATGGAAACTGGAAAGGTGCAGATTGGATTAGAGCAAGACCTAATGATTATTATGACGTTATAAAAGTAACACCTATGCCAAAACAATATGGTGGTGGCTATACATCCATGAGTGGTGGGTGGACATTGGCTATACCAGCATTATCAAGAAAAAAAGATTTAGCATTTGAATTTATTAAAATAGCATGTAATAAAAATAATTTATTAGCTTATTCAACATATTCAGGAGATATGAGTCCAAGAAAAGATGTTGCAGAAGATAAAAGATATAAAGATGCAAATATATATAGATATGAAATGAGTTCTTATACAGAATTCACGCATTTCAGACCAGGTGATCCATTATATCCAAATGTTTCAGTAGAAATTCAATCAGCAGTAGAAGCTGTTATTACAGGTCAAAAATCAGCAGTAGAAGTTGCAGAAGAATATTCGAAAAATGTTAAAGAAATGGTTGGTTATGGTAATTGGATAGAGAAATAA
- a CDS encoding GntR family transcriptional regulator — MNMDDLDRNGNQPLYRQIRDFIYNNIQNGIFKPGEAIPTERELCDKLKVSRYTVRRAIQELVHEGYLYRVQGNGTFVFDKEEIHEKGDNKLIGVILTHCEHEMEANILSGIEKAIQSEGYTMTFMSSNNDYKKEAEAIQRMKRNGVSGLIIMPAEDQKDSTAISDLKNEQFPFVLVDRRLQDCETDCVMSDNINGGYKATEYLIKLGHEKIAFVKAEFSETSSIEDRIIGYKKALKEYGLDYRPELLFSYDERKLNTEEIYEELYKFIKEKKPTAIVAVNDYVALVIIKMCRVKGISIPNDISLVGFDNLEFIKHLEVPLTTIAQFSKEIGFSAAKLLINKIKVKYNNTIDKINKELLHQIYYPVELVIRDSCSNV; from the coding sequence ATGAATATGGATGATTTAGATCGTAATGGAAATCAACCATTATATAGACAAATTCGAGATTTTATTTATAATAATATACAAAATGGTATTTTTAAACCAGGGGAAGCAATTCCTACTGAAAGAGAGCTTTGTGATAAGTTAAAAGTGAGTCGTTATACTGTTAGAAGAGCAATTCAAGAGTTAGTTCATGAAGGGTATTTGTATCGAGTTCAGGGTAATGGGACTTTTGTTTTTGATAAGGAGGAAATTCATGAAAAAGGTGATAATAAATTAATAGGTGTTATTCTTACTCATTGTGAGCATGAAATGGAAGCAAATATATTAAGCGGAATTGAAAAGGCTATTCAGAGTGAAGGATATACAATGACGTTTATGAGTTCTAATAATGATTATAAAAAAGAAGCAGAAGCAATACAACGTATGAAAAGGAATGGTGTTTCAGGATTAATTATTATGCCAGCTGAAGATCAAAAAGATAGCACAGCAATTTCTGATTTGAAGAATGAACAATTCCCATTTGTATTAGTTGATAGAAGATTACAAGATTGTGAAACGGATTGTGTCATGTCTGATAATATAAATGGAGGGTATAAAGCTACAGAATATTTGATAAAATTAGGTCATGAAAAAATTGCATTTGTAAAAGCAGAATTTAGTGAAACGAGTAGTATAGAAGATAGAATAATAGGTTATAAAAAAGCTTTAAAAGAATATGGGTTAGATTATAGACCTGAACTACTTTTTTCTTATGATGAAAGAAAATTAAATACAGAAGAAATATATGAAGAATTATATAAATTTATTAAAGAAAAAAAACCAACAGCAATTGTAGCAGTAAATGATTATGTAGCTTTAGTTATTATTAAAATGTGCAGAGTAAAGGGAATATCTATTCCCAATGATATATCTTTAGTCGGTTTTGATAATTTGGAATTTATTAAACATTTAGAAGTTCCGTTAACGACGATTGCACAATTTTCAAAAGAAATAGGATTTAGCGCTGCCAAATTATTAATTAATAAAATTAAAGTTAAATATAATAATACTATAGATAAAATAAACAAAGAATTGTTACATCAAATCTATTATCCAGTGGAACTTGTTATTAGAGATTCTTGTTCTAATGTTTGA
- a CDS encoding alpha-mannosidase, producing the protein MFFTKEKAERYIHDLKQYIYIDQIPIKDFKFYQGNIPEAYKIDFNDQNWDIINVGERWGGRDVTAWFRKQILIPKEWLGEKIILDLIIGGNNENGLWGAESLIYINGRPVQGLDRNHREVYLKPEWLKKGKINIAIKAFSGLQKEKCIFKRANIVKISEETEDFYYRALAVLKTVKVLNEGSFDYENLLKFLNNAINKIDFRKPRSKEFYESIKEANSYLKTILTEYKPEKENKPIVNVVGHSHIDVAWLWRLKHTREKCSRTFSTVLHLMDQYPEYHFLQSTPQLYEFIKEDYPEIYAEIKKKVKEGKWEVTGGMWLEADCNVPSGESLVRQFLFGTRFMKKEFGINCKILWLPDVFGYSWALPQIIKKSGLKYFVTTKISWSQFNRPEYDTFNWRGLDGTEVLTHFITTPDAFGEPFYTYNGMMTPESVQGIWDNYRQKNINDELLLAYGWGDGGGGPTKEMLEMGKKMQELPGIPEVRFNKAEPFFERLEERIKDNPNLPVWDGELYLEYHRGTYTSQAQVKKNNRFSEILYHNVELFSFMASRFINEFDYPQEKINENWKIILRNQFHDILPGSSIHEVYEDSDKEFVKVMNSGEKMLNKALEILASNIDLSGEKLVVFNPLSWDRSGIVSLPWKEELSKKSFVTENGEKLFTKIVGNENKKLIIYVPEIPALGYKAFKIVENNNVDDNNWSSKEQVIVKKDRIENKYYRIKLNKNGQITSIYDKEVQREILPVGSVANVFQVFEDRPMRFDAWDIDIYHLEKEYIVNDLIEMEIEESGPDRGVIKFKWNFLDSTIEQRMIVYSDKRRIDFKTDVDWHQHQILLKVAFPVDIRTTKATYEIQFGNVERPTHWNTSWDYARFETVAQKWADLSERNYGVSLLNNCKYGYSIKDNIMRLTLIKSGIEPDPQADQGHHSFTYSLYPHFGDWFDGGTTKESYELNYPLLAVMIESKGGNLPIEKSLINIKANSVILDTVKKAEDDNSLILRFYEYGNQRDTVKIKLFDNIKEITECNLMEEEIGKIEFNENEFEFIIKPYEIKTFKLTPLN; encoded by the coding sequence ATGTTTTTTACTAAAGAGAAAGCAGAACGTTATATTCATGATTTAAAACAATATATATATATAGATCAAATACCTATAAAAGATTTTAAGTTTTATCAAGGTAATATACCAGAAGCCTATAAAATAGACTTTAATGATCAAAATTGGGATATAATTAATGTTGGAGAAAGATGGGGTGGAAGAGATGTCACAGCATGGTTTAGAAAACAGATATTAATTCCCAAAGAATGGTTAGGAGAAAAAATAATTTTGGATTTAATTATTGGTGGAAACAATGAAAATGGCTTATGGGGAGCAGAGTCTTTAATTTATATCAATGGTCGTCCGGTTCAAGGATTAGATAGAAATCATCGTGAAGTTTACCTTAAACCAGAGTGGTTAAAAAAAGGAAAAATAAATATAGCTATTAAAGCTTTTAGTGGTTTACAAAAAGAGAAATGTATATTTAAAAGAGCTAATATAGTTAAAATTAGTGAAGAGACTGAAGATTTTTATTATAGAGCATTAGCTGTGTTGAAAACTGTAAAAGTGCTAAATGAAGGAAGTTTTGATTATGAAAATCTACTTAAATTTTTAAATAATGCTATTAATAAAATAGATTTTAGAAAACCCAGGTCTAAAGAATTTTATGAATCAATCAAAGAAGCTAATAGTTATTTAAAAACAATTTTAACTGAATATAAACCAGAAAAAGAAAATAAGCCTATAGTTAATGTAGTAGGACATTCTCATATTGATGTAGCCTGGTTATGGAGATTAAAACATACGAGAGAAAAATGTTCGAGAACTTTTTCTACAGTTTTGCATTTAATGGATCAATATCCAGAATATCATTTTTTACAAAGTACTCCGCAATTATATGAGTTTATAAAAGAAGATTATCCAGAAATTTATGCTGAAATTAAAAAGAAAGTCAAAGAAGGAAAATGGGAAGTAACTGGTGGGATGTGGCTTGAAGCGGATTGTAATGTCCCTTCTGGGGAATCTTTAGTTCGTCAATTTTTATTTGGTACCAGATTTATGAAAAAAGAGTTTGGAATAAATTGTAAAATATTATGGTTACCAGATGTATTTGGTTATTCCTGGGCTTTACCACAAATAATAAAAAAAAGTGGTTTGAAATACTTTGTAACTACAAAGATAAGTTGGAGTCAATTTAATAGACCAGAATATGACACGTTTAATTGGCGTGGGTTAGATGGGACAGAAGTTTTAACACATTTTATTACAACTCCGGATGCTTTTGGAGAGCCTTTTTATACTTATAATGGTATGATGACGCCAGAATCGGTACAGGGAATTTGGGATAATTATCGTCAGAAAAATATTAATGATGAACTGTTATTGGCGTATGGTTGGGGTGATGGTGGCGGAGGCCCTACAAAAGAAATGCTTGAAATGGGAAAGAAAATGCAAGAATTACCAGGAATACCAGAAGTGAGGTTTAATAAAGCAGAACCATTTTTTGAGCGTTTGGAAGAAAGGATAAAAGATAATCCTAATTTACCTGTTTGGGATGGTGAACTTTATTTAGAATATCATAGAGGAACTTATACATCTCAAGCTCAAGTAAAAAAGAATAATCGATTTAGCGAAATTTTATATCACAATGTAGAATTATTTAGTTTTATGGCAAGTAGATTTATAAATGAATTTGATTATCCTCAAGAGAAAATTAATGAAAATTGGAAGATAATTTTACGTAATCAATTCCATGATATTTTACCAGGTTCATCTATTCATGAGGTTTATGAAGATAGTGATAAAGAATTTGTCAAAGTGATGAATTCTGGCGAAAAGATGTTAAATAAAGCCTTAGAAATTTTAGCTAGTAATATAGATTTAAGTGGAGAAAAATTAGTAGTTTTTAATCCATTATCGTGGGATAGAAGTGGAATAGTGTCTCTTCCTTGGAAAGAGGAATTATCTAAAAAATCATTTGTAACTGAAAATGGAGAAAAATTATTTACAAAGATAGTTGGGAATGAAAATAAAAAATTAATAATTTATGTTCCGGAAATACCCGCTTTAGGTTATAAGGCTTTTAAAATTGTAGAAAATAATAATGTTGATGATAATAACTGGTCTTCTAAAGAACAAGTAATTGTTAAAAAAGACAGAATCGAAAATAAATATTATCGTATTAAATTAAATAAAAATGGCCAGATTACATCAATATATGATAAAGAAGTTCAGAGAGAAATTTTACCTGTAGGAAGTGTAGCTAATGTATTTCAGGTATTTGAAGATAGACCTATGAGATTTGATGCTTGGGATATTGATATATATCATTTAGAAAAAGAGTATATAGTAAATGATTTAATAGAAATGGAAATAGAAGAATCAGGTCCTGACCGTGGAGTTATTAAATTTAAGTGGAATTTTCTTGACTCAACTATTGAACAGAGGATGATAGTTTATTCAGATAAAAGAAGAATAGATTTTAAAACAGATGTAGATTGGCATCAACATCAAATTCTTTTAAAGGTTGCTTTTCCTGTGGATATTAGAACTACTAAAGCAACTTATGAAATTCAATTTGGTAATGTTGAAAGGCCAACGCATTGGAATACAAGTTGGGATTATGCAAGGTTTGAAACGGTTGCTCAAAAATGGGCAGATCTTTCTGAACGAAATTATGGAGTAAGTCTTTTAAATAATTGCAAATATGGATATTCTATTAAAGATAATATAATGCGATTAACATTGATTAAATCTGGAATTGAACCAGATCCACAGGCGGATCAAGGACATCATTCATTTACCTATAGTCTTTATCCACATTTTGGTGATTGGTTTGATGGAGGAACAACCAAAGAATCTTATGAATTAAATTATCCATTGTTAGCAGTAATGATAGAAAGTAAAGGTGGAAATTTACCTATAGAAAAATCTCTGATAAATATTAAAGCTAATAGCGTAATATTAGATACTGTGAAAAAAGCAGAAGATGATAATAGCTTGATTTTAAGATTTTATGAATATGGTAATCAACGAGATACTGTAAAAATTAAATTGTTTGATAATATAAAAGAAATAACAGAATGTAATCTTATGGAAGAAGAAATTGGAAAGATAGAGTTTAATGAAAATGAATTTGAATTTATAATTAAACCTTATGAGATTAAAACTTTTAAATTGACACCTTTAAATTAA
- a CDS encoding Na+/H+ antiporter NhaC family protein: MKKKFTVFFIMAVFVLLATLAFAEGGDAATINYGFWSIIPPLLAIILAFITKEVILSLLLGVFSGALINVFATSSSGFFMKLIESYTKTFEYPVNALADGWHAGIIIFTLTIGGMVGVVAKMGGTRAIANALAKKAKTARSAQVATALMGVVIFFDDYANTLIVGPTMRPLTDKLRVSREKLSYIVDSTAAPVATMAAISTWIGYELGLIGDAFKSIGVEVNPYSVFFKSIPYRMYGLFALVMVFLVGFMLRDFGPMYEAEKRARLTGKVLADDAEPMLSTDFESELDNSNIPLKISNALVPILTLIIFAFIGLWYSGGGLENPFTWEGIRDAFGNSDASAALIWASALASIVAVAMAVSQGIMTLRKALEAWVEGAKSLVITTIILILAWSIGSIAIDLGTAEYLVQVISSALPGWSIPVLVFVISAIVAFATGTSWGTMAIMLPLAVPLAAAYTGNELTSLVYATLGAVLTGATFGDHCSPISDTTIMSSMASSADHIDHVKTQLPYSVTAALIAAVVGYVPVGLGLPVWISLILGITSLWVVLKFYGKSTDPKDLKA; this comes from the coding sequence ATGAAAAAGAAATTCACAGTTTTTTTTATCATGGCGGTGTTTGTTTTACTGGCGACTCTGGCTTTTGCTGAAGGAGGAGATGCTGCAACGATAAATTATGGTTTTTGGTCTATTATTCCACCGTTGCTAGCTATAATTTTGGCATTTATTACAAAAGAAGTTATTCTTTCATTATTATTGGGTGTTTTTTCAGGAGCTTTAATTAATGTTTTTGCAACGTCAAGTTCCGGATTTTTTATGAAACTCATTGAAAGTTATACAAAAACTTTTGAATATCCTGTCAATGCTTTAGCTGATGGTTGGCATGCTGGTATTATCATTTTTACTTTAACTATCGGTGGTATGGTTGGTGTTGTTGCAAAAATGGGTGGTACAAGAGCTATTGCAAATGCTTTAGCGAAAAAAGCTAAAACTGCTAGAAGTGCACAAGTTGCAACAGCTTTAATGGGTGTTGTTATATTTTTTGATGATTATGCTAATACCTTAATAGTTGGGCCTACAATGAGACCTTTAACGGATAAATTAAGAGTTTCAAGGGAAAAATTGTCTTATATAGTTGACTCAACAGCAGCACCAGTAGCTACTATGGCAGCAATTTCTACATGGATAGGATATGAATTAGGTTTAATCGGTGATGCTTTTAAATCTATAGGAGTTGAAGTTAACCCGTATTCTGTATTCTTTAAATCAATACCATATAGAATGTATGGATTATTTGCTCTTGTAATGGTTTTTCTTGTTGGATTTATGCTGAGAGATTTTGGACCTATGTACGAAGCAGAAAAGAGAGCAAGATTAACAGGTAAGGTTTTAGCAGATGATGCAGAACCAATGCTTTCAACTGATTTTGAAAGTGAATTGGATAATAGTAATATTCCATTAAAAATATCTAATGCATTGGTTCCAATTTTAACATTAATAATATTTGCTTTTATAGGATTATGGTATTCAGGTGGAGGACTTGAAAACCCATTTACATGGGAAGGGATAAGAGATGCATTTGGTAATTCAGATGCTTCTGCCGCTTTGATTTGGGCTTCTGCTTTAGCAAGTATTGTTGCAGTTGCAATGGCAGTTTCTCAAGGTATTATGACATTAAGAAAAGCACTTGAAGCATGGGTTGAAGGAGCAAAATCCCTTGTTATAACTACGATAATTTTAATTCTAGCATGGTCAATAGGGTCAATTGCAATAGATTTAGGAACGGCAGAATATTTAGTGCAGGTTATATCATCAGCATTACCAGGATGGTCAATTCCTGTGTTAGTATTTGTTATTTCAGCAATAGTTGCATTTGCAACGGGAACATCATGGGGAACCATGGCTATTATGTTACCATTAGCTGTTCCTTTAGCAGCCGCTTATACTGGTAATGAACTTACATCATTAGTATACGCAACTTTAGGGGCTGTATTGACTGGAGCAACGTTTGGAGATCATTGTTCTCCTATTTCAGATACAACAATTATGTCATCTATGGCATCTTCAGCTGATCATATAGATCATGTTAAAACACAGTTACCTTACTCAGTTACTGCTGCTTTAATTGCTGCAGTAGTAGGATATGTTCCAGTTGGTTTAGGATTACCTGTATGGATTTCATTAATACTTGGGATTACATCACTTTGGGTTGTATTGAAGTTTTATGGAAAATCTACAGATCCAAAAGATTTAAAAGCCTAA